From Callithrix jacchus isolate 240 chromosome 3, calJac240_pri, whole genome shotgun sequence, a single genomic window includes:
- the LOC108590784 gene encoding small ribosomal subunit protein eS24-like isoform X2, producing MNDTVTIRTRKFMTNRLLQKKQMVIDVLHPGKATVPKTEIQEKLAKMYKTTPDVIFVFGLRTHFGGGKTTGFSMIYDSLDYAKKNEPKHRLARHGLYEKKKTSRKQRKERKNRKKKVRANVGAGKK from the coding sequence ATGAACGACACAGTAACTATCCGCACTAGAAAGTTCATGACCAACCGACTACTTCAGAAGAAACAAATGGTCATTGATGTCCTTCACCCCGGGAAGGCAACAGTGCCTAAGACAGAAATTCAGGAAAAACTAGCCAAAATGTACAAGACAACACCGGATGTCATCTTTGTATTTGGATTGAGAACTCATTTTGGTGGTGGCAAGACAACTGGCTTTAGCATGATTTATGATTCCCTggattatgcaaagaaaaatgaacccaaacATAGACTTGCAAGACATGGCCTGTATGAGAAGAAGAAGACCTCAAGAAAGCAACGAAAGGAACGcaagaacagaaagaagaaagtcagGGCCAATGTTGGTGCTGGCAAAAAGTGA
- the LOC108590784 gene encoding small ribosomal subunit protein eS24-like isoform X1: MQNQAAIMNDTVTIRTRKFMTNRLLQKKQMVIDVLHPGKATVPKTEIQEKLAKMYKTTPDVIFVFGLRTHFGGGKTTGFSMIYDSLDYAKKNEPKHRLARHGLYEKKKTSRKQRKERKNRKKKVRANVGAGKK; encoded by the exons ATGCAGAACCAG GCCGCCATCATGAACGACACAGTAACTATCCGCACTAGAAAGTTCATGACCAACCGACTACTTCAGAAGAAACAAATGGTCATTGATGTCCTTCACCCCGGGAAGGCAACAGTGCCTAAGACAGAAATTCAGGAAAAACTAGCCAAAATGTACAAGACAACACCGGATGTCATCTTTGTATTTGGATTGAGAACTCATTTTGGTGGTGGCAAGACAACTGGCTTTAGCATGATTTATGATTCCCTggattatgcaaagaaaaatgaacccaaacATAGACTTGCAAGACATGGCCTGTATGAGAAGAAGAAGACCTCAAGAAAGCAACGAAAGGAACGcaagaacagaaagaagaaagtcagGGCCAATGTTGGTGCTGGCAAAAAGTGA